In Mangrovivirga cuniculi, the following proteins share a genomic window:
- a CDS encoding DUF4249 family protein: MRILIFIISIILIQGCLPEPLEVDNIPPLKKQPVITTVNFDGTFLNLIVTQNFTVESRVSNDNIDSLIESLLIEDLEITITTDEQQFLLTEYVDGIYFNPEIPGKPGNEYKLSFPDPYTSDTVKANSILMEKISFSELETSLLYTEFDTLLNIEYTINDPLGKNFYMINVQRVTSDYYLLKSPYVELIEDNTDSSEHIISSSFIIPFEDFASEDTILVSLSNIEKNYFDYLKQKDSQRLILIDELSEPINYNSNVINGLGFFTLFQPDIELIRLE, from the coding sequence ATGAGAATATTAATTTTCATCATATCAATAATTTTAATTCAGGGTTGTTTACCAGAACCGCTGGAGGTGGACAATATACCACCTCTTAAAAAACAACCAGTAATTACGACAGTTAATTTCGATGGAACTTTTCTCAATCTGATAGTAACTCAAAACTTTACAGTTGAATCCAGGGTTTCAAATGACAATATTGATTCACTTATCGAATCACTTTTAATAGAAGATTTAGAAATCACAATAACAACTGATGAACAGCAATTTCTTCTAACGGAATATGTTGACGGGATTTACTTTAATCCTGAAATCCCGGGAAAACCTGGTAACGAATACAAATTAAGCTTTCCGGATCCTTATACTAGTGATACTGTTAAAGCTAATTCTATTTTAATGGAAAAAATTAGTTTTTCAGAACTTGAAACTTCATTGCTATACACAGAATTTGATACTCTTCTTAATATTGAATATACAATTAACGATCCGTTGGGTAAAAATTTTTATATGATAAATGTTCAGCGGGTAACTTCAGATTATTACTTGCTTAAATCTCCTTATGTTGAACTAATTGAAGACAATACAGATTCATCTGAACATATTATTTCCAGTTCTTTTATCATTCCTTTTGAAGACTTTGCCTCAGAAGATACCATATTAGTATCTCTATCTAATATTGAAAAAAATTATTTTGATTATTTAAAACAAAAAGATAGTCAAAGATTAATCTTAATTGATGAATTGTCTGAACCTATCAATTATAATAGTAATGTGATAAATGGTCTTGGTTTTTTTACTTTGTTTCAACCGGATATTGAATTAATTAGGTTGGAATAA
- a CDS encoding lysophospholipid acyltransferase family protein: MMYYVTAFFYYLFIKPLSLLPLRVLYVFSDFLFLIMYYLISYRKEVVFGNMKRVFSDKSENEIEPIAKEFYRHFCDLIIESLKLFSISKKEVINRCRIVNPEVLNKYFEKGKNVSLVCAHHNNWEMAAVAFPPQVGNGLISVIYSPLSNKFFDKKMQKSRSKYGMYLIPKQEVLKFFNTKRERPTMVAFAADQSPQRSNKNVYWMDFLGQETAVMYGTERYSTRYDYSIVYLHIKKVKRGYYELILEDLIADSQATEKGEITEKYTRLMEQDIYDQPAYWLWTHKRWKKKRSEDEA, encoded by the coding sequence ATGATGTATTACGTAACTGCATTTTTTTATTATTTATTTATAAAGCCTTTATCCTTATTACCACTAAGAGTACTTTATGTATTTTCTGATTTTTTATTTCTGATAATGTATTATTTGATCAGTTATCGGAAAGAAGTAGTTTTCGGTAATATGAAAAGGGTGTTTTCAGACAAATCCGAAAATGAGATAGAGCCTATTGCAAAAGAGTTTTACAGGCATTTTTGTGACCTGATAATTGAAAGTTTAAAATTATTCAGTATTTCAAAAAAGGAAGTAATTAATAGATGTAGAATAGTTAACCCTGAAGTACTTAATAAATATTTTGAGAAGGGGAAAAATGTATCTCTGGTTTGTGCTCATCACAATAACTGGGAAATGGCTGCTGTAGCATTTCCCCCACAGGTAGGCAATGGTTTAATCTCAGTAATTTACTCCCCCTTGTCAAATAAATTTTTTGATAAGAAAATGCAGAAATCGAGGTCAAAATACGGAATGTATTTGATACCAAAGCAAGAAGTTTTGAAGTTTTTTAATACGAAAAGAGAAAGACCAACGATGGTAGCTTTTGCTGCTGATCAATCACCCCAGAGGTCAAATAAAAATGTTTACTGGATGGACTTTCTAGGGCAGGAAACAGCAGTTATGTATGGAACAGAAAGGTACTCTACCCGATACGATTACTCAATAGTGTATCTTCATATAAAAAAGGTAAAAAGAGGTTATTATGAGCTTATTCTTGAAGATTTAATAGCGGATTCACAAGCTACTGAAAAAGGGGAGATTACAGAAAAATACACTAGGCTCATGGAGCAGGACATTTATGACCAGCCTGCATATTGGTTATGGACGCATAAGCGATGGAAAAAGAAACGTTCTGAAGATGAAGCTTAG
- a CDS encoding DUF748 domain-containing protein, producing MDVNLLAFLKKYRTLTKIVISLSVFYVISILVIDFFGRNFIIKTVEEQTSRKVDVSSFRINPFTSSCAINEMVIYEKDEETPFLSIQNFTIDVSFFSLFRTDLHISEVSVNELKIYVIQGADDINIEDLKESMERSLSQMESKGIKYENIVVDKLIFNGGEAGYRNTLFNGEANFNHIKLAVEKSKKNSNKYFLSGSCQSVAGGNIELSGVFDQSSGDYNNRIIIDQFNINFLKPFIDKALYVENLTGKVNLNIFLGEILIRLFQKQAEWSIFMIFQLMEKIKWN from the coding sequence ATGGATGTTAATTTGCTTGCTTTCCTAAAAAAATATCGGACCCTTACTAAGATCGTAATATCACTATCAGTATTCTATGTTATAAGCATATTGGTAATTGATTTTTTCGGCAGGAACTTCATAATAAAGACCGTAGAGGAACAAACTTCAAGAAAGGTGGATGTTAGTAGTTTTCGTATCAATCCATTCACTTCGTCATGTGCTATTAATGAAATGGTTATTTATGAAAAAGATGAGGAAACTCCCTTTTTAAGTATTCAAAATTTCACTATCGATGTTTCTTTTTTTTCATTATTTAGAACTGATTTACACATATCTGAAGTTTCAGTTAATGAGTTAAAAATTTATGTTATTCAGGGTGCTGATGATATTAATATAGAAGATCTGAAAGAATCAATGGAAAGATCTTTGTCTCAAATGGAGTCAAAGGGAATAAAATATGAAAATATTGTTGTAGATAAGTTAATCTTTAATGGGGGAGAGGCTGGTTATAGAAATACCCTGTTTAATGGAGAGGCTAACTTTAATCATATTAAACTTGCAGTTGAAAAAAGTAAAAAGAATTCAAATAAATATTTCTTATCCGGTAGTTGTCAATCAGTAGCTGGTGGCAATATCGAATTATCTGGAGTCTTTGATCAGTCTAGCGGAGATTATAATAATAGAATTATTATAGATCAGTTTAATATAAATTTTTTAAAGCCTTTTATTGATAAAGCATTATACGTTGAAAATTTAACGGGAAAGGTTAACCTTAATATATTTCTAGGGGAAATATTGATTCGCTTATTTCAGAAGCAAGCGGAGTGGTCCATCTTTATGATTTTTCAGTTAATGGAGAAAATAAAATGGAATTAG
- a CDS encoding thioredoxin family protein → MKILFSLFAITITFNINSLFAQDTEINWLTPEQLEAKVKEEPRKIFFDVYTDWCGWCKVMDKKTFSDPDVVEYVNENFYAVKLDAESQETFNFMGQQASGVGLARSFKVNSYPTIVFMDEKMTTIFPVPGFRKANEFMDVLKKLDEMKLGQNNPQQGSN, encoded by the coding sequence ATGAAAATACTATTTAGTCTATTTGCAATAACAATTACTTTTAATATAAATAGCCTTTTTGCTCAGGATACAGAAATAAACTGGCTCACTCCGGAACAACTTGAGGCTAAAGTAAAAGAAGAACCCAGAAAAATATTCTTTGACGTCTATACTGATTGGTGTGGATGGTGTAAAGTAATGGATAAGAAAACATTTTCTGATCCTGATGTTGTAGAATACGTCAATGAAAACTTTTACGCAGTAAAACTGGATGCCGAAAGCCAGGAAACGTTCAATTTTATGGGCCAACAAGCCAGTGGTGTTGGTCTTGCTAGATCTTTTAAGGTAAATTCATATCCTACTATTGTTTTCATGGACGAAAAAATGACAACTATATTTCCTGTCCCGGGATTCAGAAAGGCTAATGAATTCATGGATGTTTTGAAAAAGCTTGACGAAATGAAATTAGGTCAGAACAATCCACAACAAGGAAGTAATTAA
- a CDS encoding DUF5522 domain-containing protein, which yields MTNQVCSRCGSYLITDSQNYLVNDIKEELKSESNTCGKCSKEELELKIELIKAGQIDNILKDPKWNKKKLLENLDYYLENGLMVFTEYFHLKKGYCCKNNCRHCPYN from the coding sequence ATGACTAATCAAGTTTGTAGTAGGTGTGGTAGTTATTTAATTACAGATTCTCAAAATTATCTAGTAAACGATATTAAAGAAGAATTGAAATCAGAATCAAATACTTGTGGAAAATGCTCTAAAGAAGAATTAGAACTAAAAATAGAGCTAATAAAAGCCGGTCAGATAGACAATATCCTTAAAGATCCTAAATGGAATAAGAAAAAACTTTTAGAAAATTTAGACTATTATCTTGAAAATGGATTAATGGTTTTTACAGAATATTTTCATTTGAAAAAAGGATATTGCTGCAAGAACAATTGCAGACATTGTCCTTATAATTGA
- a CDS encoding TonB-dependent receptor: MGYIGRFLIFVIILSGINSLLYAQESFVKGKIIDKNSNTPVPYTHIRLIKSEKGTTSDLNGDFKLEFESPEDSIIISSIGYSRKLLVIKDLIKRKDINIYLEPLNTNLEEISVIADRINKKQFINTISNNQYSINAQQIKNLPSISGEADIIKSLTILPGTVKGIEGSPDLFVRGGDADQNLIIFNGAPVFITGHLFGFLSVFNPDVLGDVTMHTGGFPANYGGRLSSIIAINSKKSDTSEWNYNLNVGTVSTSLKAEGPVIKKKLSFMGAVRRTYIDQLAKAFSSEVPYYFTDVNAQLDFNINKRFSAQYHFYMGEDIMNLRRNRNDTSSTNKTDFVLQNFTHTLSIKGDLNQKLFSILNIYYTEFKYKINSQFEDNSLSAVSDIKEYGIKHNLIYSFNNKIKTEFGYEIINHDISPNLLNTSGEISDFIPSSNGKSREVPEWSVYGTGEYRFNRLKVDLGLRLSNIILSKNIFYFNPEPRFSLNYLVNNKITLNLSYSRMVQYLHRVSSNAFTLPTDLWYPVTKSIKPQKSDQFTLGATWNPESLPFIVKSGVFYKYMKNLIEFEEGTNLTLSNDFESKLIQGIGYSYGWELFVQKNEGKWLGNLSYTLSWSNRNFDEINKGKTFRSRYDRRHNLILLNQYTFNERWSVSVLWEYLSGARFTPILGYYAMVNSSSTGVSLTPQYPDRNSVKLNDSHRLDLSLTYDHETKHKFDWSVKLNLYNVYNRTSPVAIDVVYDTKSEKYKYEQPGLLGFLPSLTFNATF; this comes from the coding sequence ATGGGATACATTGGTCGCTTCCTCATTTTTGTAATTATCTTATCCGGCATCAATTCTTTATTGTATGCTCAGGAATCTTTTGTAAAAGGTAAAATAATTGACAAAAACTCCAATACTCCTGTACCTTATACACATATTCGCTTAATAAAATCTGAAAAAGGAACGACAAGTGACTTAAATGGTGATTTTAAACTGGAGTTCGAGTCTCCCGAAGATTCAATTATAATATCATCAATTGGATATTCCAGAAAGTTATTAGTGATAAAGGATTTAATAAAGAGAAAAGATATCAATATATACCTGGAACCCTTAAACACAAATCTTGAAGAGATTTCGGTCATTGCTGACAGGATAAATAAAAAACAGTTTATAAACACAATTTCCAATAATCAATACTCAATCAATGCTCAGCAAATCAAAAATCTTCCTAGTATTTCGGGAGAAGCCGACATCATAAAATCATTAACTATTCTACCCGGTACAGTTAAAGGAATTGAAGGGTCTCCTGATCTTTTTGTCAGAGGCGGTGATGCTGACCAAAACCTAATAATTTTTAACGGAGCCCCAGTTTTTATAACCGGTCACCTATTTGGATTTCTTTCCGTTTTCAACCCTGATGTGTTGGGTGATGTAACGATGCACACCGGAGGCTTCCCGGCTAATTATGGGGGAAGACTTTCTTCAATAATTGCCATAAACTCAAAGAAATCAGATACATCAGAATGGAATTATAATCTCAATGTTGGCACCGTTTCAACTTCTTTAAAAGCTGAAGGACCGGTAATTAAAAAGAAATTAAGTTTTATGGGTGCTGTAAGAAGAACTTATATCGATCAATTAGCCAAAGCATTTTCATCAGAGGTACCTTATTATTTCACCGATGTTAATGCTCAGCTTGATTTTAATATAAATAAAAGATTCTCTGCTCAGTATCATTTTTATATGGGCGAAGATATTATGAACTTAAGAAGAAACAGAAATGATACATCATCAACTAATAAAACTGATTTTGTTCTTCAAAATTTCACACATACCCTATCAATCAAAGGTGATCTAAATCAAAAATTATTCAGTATACTTAATATATATTATACTGAGTTCAAATATAAAATTAATAGTCAATTTGAAGATAACTCACTTTCAGCTGTCTCAGATATCAAAGAATATGGAATTAAACATAATCTGATTTATTCATTCAATAATAAAATAAAAACAGAATTTGGCTATGAAATAATCAATCATGATATATCACCAAATTTATTAAACACTTCAGGAGAAATTTCTGACTTTATCCCTTCTTCAAACGGCAAATCAAGAGAAGTACCGGAATGGTCGGTTTACGGTACAGGTGAATACAGATTTAACAGGCTAAAAGTTGATCTGGGATTAAGGTTAAGCAATATTATATTATCTAAAAACATATTCTATTTTAATCCCGAGCCAAGATTTAGTCTTAACTATCTCGTTAATAATAAAATCACATTGAACCTGTCATATTCCAGAATGGTTCAGTATCTACATCGGGTTTCGAGCAATGCATTCACTTTACCAACTGATTTATGGTATCCTGTTACCAAATCAATTAAACCTCAGAAATCAGATCAATTCACTCTGGGAGCGACATGGAATCCTGAGAGTCTACCGTTTATAGTAAAGTCCGGAGTATTTTATAAGTACATGAAAAATCTCATAGAATTTGAGGAAGGAACTAATTTAACATTAAGCAATGATTTTGAATCAAAATTGATTCAGGGTATTGGGTATTCGTATGGATGGGAATTGTTTGTTCAAAAAAATGAAGGGAAATGGCTGGGCAATTTATCCTATACATTATCCTGGTCTAATAGAAATTTCGATGAGATTAATAAAGGCAAAACTTTCCGATCAAGATATGATCGTCGGCATAATTTGATTTTGTTAAATCAATATACATTTAATGAAAGATGGTCGGTCTCAGTACTATGGGAATACTTAAGTGGTGCACGCTTTACTCCTATCCTGGGATATTATGCAATGGTAAATTCTTCCTCGACAGGAGTTAGCCTTACACCTCAATATCCCGATAGAAACAGTGTCAAACTAAATGATAGTCACAGGTTAGACCTGAGCTTAACATATGATCATGAAACTAAGCATAAATTTGATTGGTCGGTTAAATTAAATCTTTATAATGTCTACAACAGGACTTCTCCGGTCGCAATAGATGTAGTTTATGATACAAAAAGTGAAAAGTATAAATATGAACAGCCAGGGCTATTGGGTTTTCTACCATCATTAACTTTTAACGCAACATTTTGA
- a CDS encoding DUF748 domain-containing protein: MVHLYDFSVNGENKMELAALSEIEFIIDTISAYQGNYHISRLNLKEPSLEIYRVSTGNNIVRKFSMDMLTTSDFDSLLNLSHSDPDSMIAHYDKLNFIHSSYLKFYNTVYTGAINVIKQYSFKELKLDSLHIERGRLEYSDYSSGEPFYLQLEEGFAKMNSFNSNSDNSKLFFNAEMNYSGHLSGRVVFKSLKDREIQISHKIKDIKIVDFSPFTDFYIDQPFWDGIINLQAETEIDDDYMYSTNDVVITHLEVGDKIPGTKNKKIPSRFAVGLMKDVKGEVKLSIPIKGKVGHPESDFIPNVGKVVKDLVVKTAATPVKLISKPFKDKSNKIREIKFNYLDSVISIKQKRNSILFQNY, translated from the coding sequence GTGGTCCATCTTTATGATTTTTCAGTTAATGGAGAAAATAAAATGGAATTAGCAGCCTTAAGTGAAATCGAGTTTATTATTGATACAATTTCAGCTTATCAGGGTAATTATCATATTTCCAGATTAAACCTAAAAGAGCCTTCATTAGAAATATACAGGGTAAGCACAGGAAACAATATAGTTAGAAAGTTTTCTATGGATATGTTGACCACTTCAGATTTTGATTCTTTACTAAATCTAAGTCACTCTGATCCTGATAGTATGATAGCTCATTATGATAAATTAAATTTTATCCACAGTTCCTATCTGAAATTTTACAATACTGTATACACAGGGGCAATTAATGTAATCAAGCAATATTCCTTCAAGGAATTAAAATTAGATAGTTTACATATAGAAAGAGGCAGGTTAGAATATAGTGATTATTCTTCTGGAGAGCCTTTTTATTTACAATTAGAAGAAGGATTTGCTAAAATGAATTCGTTTAATTCTAATTCGGATAATTCAAAGTTATTTTTTAATGCAGAAATGAATTATTCAGGTCATCTTTCTGGAAGAGTTGTATTTAAATCTTTAAAAGACAGGGAAATTCAAATTTCGCATAAAATTAAAGATATAAAGATAGTTGATTTTTCTCCATTCACTGATTTTTATATTGACCAGCCTTTTTGGGATGGCATAATTAATCTTCAGGCAGAAACCGAAATTGACGATGACTATATGTATAGTACAAATGATGTTGTTATCACACATCTGGAAGTGGGTGATAAGATTCCGGGGACAAAAAATAAGAAAATCCCTTCCCGGTTTGCGGTTGGATTAATGAAGGATGTAAAAGGGGAAGTGAAGTTGTCAATTCCTATAAAAGGCAAGGTGGGACATCCCGAATCAGATTTCATACCCAATGTTGGTAAAGTAGTGAAGGATCTTGTGGTAAAAACAGCAGCAACACCTGTGAAATTAATTTCAAAACCATTTAAAGATAAATCAAATAAAATCCGGGAAATCAAATTTAATTATTTGGATAGTGTAATATCAATTAAACAAAAAAGGAACTCAATACTATTTCAAAATTATTAA
- a CDS encoding BamA/TamA family outer membrane protein produces the protein MNKVNFAGQLLIVMLITLICGCPALAQNQDTTSTSRDSELKQGKLYITPLPAIASNPTSGFIYGVAASAGMYLGEPDDTRISSAFLAFTYSTKEQLALILKSNVFSNKEKWNLLGDWRYLVTNQPTYGLGTGPQSAKPIGEGIEINGVKGRPDLDDQLMYFNLLRFHETAFRKVKNNFYLGLGYHLDYHFNIDDVELDLSTNDGDGVKYTSHYKYSVENGFDPEKYILSGVSLNAAYDSRDNAINPYSGMYSLLTFRINPTFLGSDANSTSLWAEFRDYYNLSKNRPRHLIALWAFTHIQTSGTHPYMNLPAIGWDVYGRSGRAYTQGRFRGEKIGYAELEYRVPLPPIIKKYPELFGLVAFVNATTASSKPAGIKFMEYIDPAAGVGLRFMLNTKSRANVTIDYAWGRYGERGLYFNLNETF, from the coding sequence ATGAATAAAGTAAACTTCGCTGGTCAATTATTAATAGTAATGTTGATCACATTGATTTGTGGATGTCCTGCTTTGGCTCAAAATCAGGATACAACATCAACTTCCCGGGATAGTGAATTGAAGCAAGGTAAATTATATATTACTCCCTTACCTGCAATTGCATCAAACCCTACTTCCGGTTTTATTTATGGTGTGGCTGCTTCTGCCGGAATGTATCTCGGAGAGCCAGATGATACTCGAATTTCTTCTGCGTTCCTTGCCTTTACTTATTCTACAAAAGAACAACTGGCGCTAATATTAAAGAGTAATGTCTTTTCAAATAAAGAAAAATGGAATCTTCTGGGTGATTGGAGATATTTGGTCACAAATCAACCTACTTATGGTTTAGGTACCGGGCCTCAAAGCGCTAAACCTATAGGAGAGGGGATAGAAATAAATGGTGTGAAAGGGCGACCAGATCTTGATGATCAATTAATGTATTTTAATTTATTGAGGTTCCATGAAACTGCATTTAGAAAGGTAAAGAATAATTTTTATCTGGGGCTAGGATATCATTTGGACTATCACTTTAATATAGATGATGTAGAACTCGATTTGAGTACTAATGATGGTGATGGAGTGAAATATACAAGCCATTATAAATATAGTGTAGAGAACGGTTTTGATCCGGAAAAATACATATTATCTGGAGTTAGTTTAAATGCAGCATATGATAGCAGAGATAATGCAATTAACCCTTATTCGGGTATGTATTCTTTACTTACTTTTAGGATTAATCCCACATTTTTAGGGAGCGATGCTAATTCAACCAGTCTTTGGGCAGAATTTCGTGATTATTACAATCTATCAAAGAATAGGCCTCGGCATTTGATTGCCTTATGGGCTTTTACACATATTCAAACAAGTGGAACACATCCATATATGAATTTACCTGCAATTGGCTGGGATGTTTATGGCAGATCAGGAAGAGCATATACTCAGGGGAGATTCAGGGGAGAAAAGATTGGTTATGCAGAGCTGGAGTACAGAGTTCCGCTTCCTCCTATAATTAAAAAATATCCTGAATTATTTGGCTTAGTTGCTTTCGTTAATGCAACAACGGCAAGTAGTAAGCCTGCTGGTATCAAATTTATGGAATACATTGATCCGGCTGCGGGCGTAGGCTTGAGATTTATGCTAAATACCAAAAGCAGAGCTAATGTCACCATCGATTACGCCTGGGGCAGGTATGGAGAAAGAGGACTTTATTTCAATTTGAATGAAACATTTTAA
- a CDS encoding ATP-binding protein, whose amino-acid sequence MRIFEIHIEGFGKLSNFKIKNLSSGINLIFGKNESGKSTVMKFVIYTLFGYPTTKRSISNMEPVNGGAHGGRILIEHAKYGKIWFERYYGPNGGQLRIYDQKGGLYENTDELLYDITENQFRNIYAITIDELNSSGSIGGSEFFEMLISRNMGLRNVNLTEVKDQLKSEKKNLLGHGKKGLINEILEEKEQLEHIKEVETQKYDHYYTLINTIKTEKKVLVSKREQLGGLERELIDHQRILDMYPEYLRFAENNKEISNMPLHESLTTDQLKKAILLKNSIVKLTDEIDTLDQELTEADSERRLLQYDDTLISKKDEIEELKSNYKYLENLTTRVKSEKIRLTSLKKEIDKEARELGFDDKKVLQLASNNNINKSRAFVNEYKNIKAELSEKEKSQNEKLRIIQSDPVYKKFNILFISLSVLFFLTSFFLFEKSIILLSIGSLVLSVSFVVYLIMRHRHRTALVSGLFDEIEEAKNQLDERLDRHLNTVLNGRNFATIYDLDQWLDKSENLIKSVSEWILNVKTYKSQESELHQLEEQIEQLQGREINKNDIVNELKNLLTEFEEAQLKERELFKIKQRVVDKERLWNEKLRERQEFISELNKISEASNLDSDSDLNKLLKTSEMRDELQKQNSEIIFACGKVFGLERITNLEEIFKEIQPIALENKINSIKGICAELRIEIDHITESLARNTQTVENLEKESQESIFQKLAMNEASLLEKTREYYQLDYLLYLIEKATENLENSIKPTIVKEAEDIFSRITEGKYSFVQEERNKFVSVSGKNGKKIKVDDLSRGTKEQLYLSIRLAMIKVKKDPIPILLDDILVNFDDLRLNTTIDELKRISINHQILLFSCHPSMKNYLGDNTIEI is encoded by the coding sequence ATGAGGATATTTGAAATTCATATTGAAGGTTTTGGTAAGCTATCAAACTTTAAAATTAAAAATCTTTCCTCCGGCATTAATTTGATCTTTGGGAAAAATGAGTCCGGTAAGTCTACTGTGATGAAATTTGTCATTTATACTTTGTTTGGCTATCCGACCACTAAGCGGTCTATTTCTAATATGGAACCAGTAAATGGAGGAGCTCACGGAGGAAGGATATTAATTGAACATGCCAAATATGGAAAAATATGGTTTGAAAGATATTATGGGCCAAATGGTGGGCAACTGAGGATATATGATCAGAAGGGTGGTCTTTATGAGAATACAGATGAGCTTTTATATGATATCACCGAGAATCAATTCAGGAATATCTATGCAATAACAATTGATGAACTCAACTCTTCAGGATCAATTGGCGGAAGTGAGTTTTTCGAAATGCTTATTAGCAGAAATATGGGATTGAGAAATGTAAATTTGACTGAGGTTAAAGATCAATTAAAATCTGAGAAAAAGAACTTGCTGGGACATGGCAAAAAAGGGTTGATTAATGAAATTCTTGAAGAGAAAGAACAGCTTGAACATATAAAAGAAGTAGAAACACAAAAATATGATCATTATTATACTTTAATAAATACGATTAAAACTGAAAAGAAGGTTTTAGTCAGTAAACGGGAACAACTAGGTGGCCTTGAAAGAGAATTGATCGATCATCAAAGGATATTGGATATGTATCCTGAGTATTTAAGGTTTGCTGAAAATAATAAGGAAATTTCTAATATGCCTTTGCATGAATCGCTGACTACAGATCAGTTAAAGAAGGCCATATTACTTAAAAATAGTATTGTTAAACTAACCGATGAAATAGATACTTTAGACCAGGAGCTAACAGAAGCTGATTCTGAACGAAGACTACTGCAATACGATGATACTCTGATTTCGAAAAAAGATGAAATTGAAGAATTAAAGTCTAATTATAAATACCTGGAAAACCTGACTACCCGAGTAAAAAGTGAAAAAATAAGGTTGACAAGTCTGAAAAAGGAAATAGACAAGGAAGCGAGGGAGCTGGGATTTGATGATAAGAAAGTTCTTCAATTAGCATCTAATAATAATATCAATAAGTCACGGGCTTTTGTTAATGAATATAAAAATATCAAAGCTGAATTATCTGAGAAAGAAAAGTCACAAAACGAAAAGTTAAGGATTATACAATCAGATCCTGTATATAAAAAGTTTAATATTCTATTTATATCACTGTCAGTTTTGTTTTTTCTGACGAGTTTTTTTCTTTTCGAAAAGAGTATTATCCTCCTATCGATTGGCAGCTTAGTCTTATCTGTCAGTTTTGTGGTTTATCTTATAATGCGACACAGACATCGAACAGCCCTCGTTTCCGGATTGTTTGATGAAATTGAGGAAGCAAAAAATCAATTGGACGAAAGGTTGGATCGACATCTGAACACGGTATTGAACGGAAGAAACTTTGCGACCATATATGATCTTGACCAATGGCTTGACAAATCTGAAAATTTAATAAAAAGTGTATCTGAGTGGATATTAAATGTTAAAACATATAAATCTCAGGAATCAGAATTACATCAGTTAGAAGAACAAATAGAGCAATTGCAGGGTAGGGAAATCAATAAAAATGATATAGTTAATGAGCTAAAGAATTTATTAACTGAATTTGAAGAGGCCCAGTTAAAGGAGCGGGAATTATTTAAAATCAAGCAGAGGGTAGTAGATAAAGAAAGATTGTGGAACGAAAAGTTAAGAGAAAGGCAGGAGTTTATAAGTGAATTAAATAAAATATCAGAAGCATCCAACCTGGATAGTGATTCGGATTTAAATAAGCTGTTAAAGACATCGGAAATGAGAGACGAATTACAAAAACAAAATTCAGAAATAATTTTTGCCTGTGGAAAGGTGTTTGGTTTGGAAAGGATAACTAATCTGGAGGAGATATTTAAAGAAATTCAGCCAATAGCTCTTGAAAATAAGATTAACTCGATTAAAGGAATATGTGCTGAGCTTAGAATTGAAATAGATCATATTACTGAAAGCCTGGCAAGAAACACTCAAACAGTAGAAAATCTTGAAAAAGAATCTCAAGAATCCATATTCCAAAAGTTGGCTATGAACGAAGCCAGTTTACTTGAGAAAACCCGGGAATATTATCAGTTAGATTATCTACTATATTTGATAGAAAAGGCTACTGAAAACCTAGAGAATTCCATTAAGCCAACCATAGTAAAAGAAGCAGAAGACATCTTTTCCAGGATTACGGAAGGAAAGTATTCATTTGTTCAGGAGGAAAGGAATAAATTTGTAAGTGTTTCTGGGAAAAATGGTAAAAAAATCAAAGTCGATGACCTTAGTCGGGGAACAAAGGAACAACTGTACCTATCTATACGATTAGCTATGATCAAAGTAAAGAAAGACCCTATTCCAATATTACTTGATGATATTTTAGTCAATTTTGATGATTTGCGATTGAATACTACTATTGATGAACTTAAAAGAATTTCCATCAATCATCAGATTCTTCTTTTTTCATGTCACCCATCTATGAAGAATTACCTTGGGGATAATACCATTGAAATTTAA